Proteins from one Mycteria americana isolate JAX WOST 10 ecotype Jacksonville Zoo and Gardens chromosome 1, USCA_MyAme_1.0, whole genome shotgun sequence genomic window:
- the TEX30 gene encoding testis-expressed protein 30 isoform X4, with product MNFPHLVSLAAYLASHGVLCLRFTCKGLNIAYRSKAFKTVVEYLKLSDDYKLLGVFLAGRSMGSRAAASVIRHLSQEDDDDFIRGLVCLSYPLHRPKLQSKLRDEDLLFIRCPVLFVSGSADEMCEKQLLEGVASKMKAPKKIHWIDKANHGMAVKGRTTDDVMEEINAQVFSWLRENIELEHK from the exons ATGAATTTCCCTCACCTAGTGTCTTTGGCAGCCTATCTTGCATCCCATGGAGTTCTGTGCCTGCGGTTTACTTGTAAAGGCCTTAACATTGCTTATAGGAGTAAGGCCTTCAAAACAGTTGTG GAATACTTAAAGCTTTCTGATGATTATAAACTTTTGGGTGTCTTCCTTGCAG GCCGTTCCATGGGCTCAcgagctgctgcctctgtgatACGACATCTTAGCCAGGAGGATGATGACGACTTCATTCGAGGTCTAGTATGTTTATCTTACCCATTGCATCGACCAAAACTTCAGTCCAAGCTCCGGGATGAAGATTTATTATTTATCAGGTGTCCAGTGCTGTTTGTCTCAGGATCAGCAGATGAGATGTGTGAAAAA cAATTGCTAGAAGGTGTGGCAAGCAAAATGAAAGCCCCTAAAAAAATCCATTGGATTGATAAAGCAAACCATGGGATGGCAGTCAAAGGACGAACAACAGACGATGTcatggaagaaataaatgcacaAGTTTTTTCTTGGCTTAGAGAGAACATTGAACTGGAGCACAAATGA
- the TEX30 gene encoding testis-expressed protein 30 isoform X3 — protein sequence MALQTQKKKSTYGVILTHGAGGDMNFPHLVSLAAYLASHGVLCLRFTCKGLNIAYRSKAFKTVVEYLKLSDDYKLLGVFLAGRSMGSRAAASVIRHLSQEDDDDFIRGLVCLSYPLHRPKLQSKLRDEDLLFIRCPVLFVSGSADEMCEKQLLEGVASKMKAPKKIHWIDKANHGMAVKGRTTDDVMEEINAQVFSWLRENIELEHK from the exons ATGGCTCTACAGACCCAAA AGAAGAAATCAACATATGGAGTGATTCTTACCCATGGAGCTGGAGGAGATATGAATTTCCCTCACCTAGTGTCTTTGGCAGCCTATCTTGCATCCCATGGAGTTCTGTGCCTGCGGTTTACTTGTAAAGGCCTTAACATTGCTTATAGGAGTAAGGCCTTCAAAACAGTTGTG GAATACTTAAAGCTTTCTGATGATTATAAACTTTTGGGTGTCTTCCTTGCAG GCCGTTCCATGGGCTCAcgagctgctgcctctgtgatACGACATCTTAGCCAGGAGGATGATGACGACTTCATTCGAGGTCTAGTATGTTTATCTTACCCATTGCATCGACCAAAACTTCAGTCCAAGCTCCGGGATGAAGATTTATTATTTATCAGGTGTCCAGTGCTGTTTGTCTCAGGATCAGCAGATGAGATGTGTGAAAAA cAATTGCTAGAAGGTGTGGCAAGCAAAATGAAAGCCCCTAAAAAAATCCATTGGATTGATAAAGCAAACCATGGGATGGCAGTCAAAGGACGAACAACAGACGATGTcatggaagaaataaatgcacaAGTTTTTTCTTGGCTTAGAGAGAACATTGAACTGGAGCACAAATGA
- the TEX30 gene encoding testis-expressed protein 30 isoform X2: protein MSGQAEVKVKIPFGNKYLDAIFSVPEKKSTYGVILTHGAGGDMNFPHLVSLAAYLASHGVLCLRFTCKGLNIAYRSKAFKTVVEYLKLSDDYKLLGVFLAGRSMGSRAAASVIRHLSQEDDDDFIRGLVCLSYPLHRPKLQSKLRDEDLLFIRCPVLFVSGSADEMCEKQLLEGVASKMKAPKKIHWIDKANHGMAVKGRTTDDVMEEINAQVFSWLRENIELEHK, encoded by the exons atGAGCGGGCAGGCAGAG GTTAAAGTGAAAATACCTTTTGGAAACAAGTATCTTGATGCTATCTTTTCTGTCCCAGAGAAGAAATCAACATATGGAGTGATTCTTACCCATGGAGCTGGAGGAGATATGAATTTCCCTCACCTAGTGTCTTTGGCAGCCTATCTTGCATCCCATGGAGTTCTGTGCCTGCGGTTTACTTGTAAAGGCCTTAACATTGCTTATAGGAGTAAGGCCTTCAAAACAGTTGTG GAATACTTAAAGCTTTCTGATGATTATAAACTTTTGGGTGTCTTCCTTGCAG GCCGTTCCATGGGCTCAcgagctgctgcctctgtgatACGACATCTTAGCCAGGAGGATGATGACGACTTCATTCGAGGTCTAGTATGTTTATCTTACCCATTGCATCGACCAAAACTTCAGTCCAAGCTCCGGGATGAAGATTTATTATTTATCAGGTGTCCAGTGCTGTTTGTCTCAGGATCAGCAGATGAGATGTGTGAAAAA cAATTGCTAGAAGGTGTGGCAAGCAAAATGAAAGCCCCTAAAAAAATCCATTGGATTGATAAAGCAAACCATGGGATGGCAGTCAAAGGACGAACAACAGACGATGTcatggaagaaataaatgcacaAGTTTTTTCTTGGCTTAGAGAGAACATTGAACTGGAGCACAAATGA
- the TEX30 gene encoding testis-expressed protein 30 isoform X1: MSGQAELVHGSYSYRIKQVLPAWSSLNPVYSIWLYRPKVKVKIPFGNKYLDAIFSVPEKKSTYGVILTHGAGGDMNFPHLVSLAAYLASHGVLCLRFTCKGLNIAYRSKAFKTVVEYLKLSDDYKLLGVFLAGRSMGSRAAASVIRHLSQEDDDDFIRGLVCLSYPLHRPKLQSKLRDEDLLFIRCPVLFVSGSADEMCEKQLLEGVASKMKAPKKIHWIDKANHGMAVKGRTTDDVMEEINAQVFSWLRENIELEHK; the protein is encoded by the exons atGAGCGGGCAGGCAGAG CTTGTACATGGATCCTACAGCTACAGGATTAAGCAGGTGCTGCCAGCGTGGAGTTCTCTTAATCCTGTATATTCCATATGGCTCTACAGACCCAAA GTTAAAGTGAAAATACCTTTTGGAAACAAGTATCTTGATGCTATCTTTTCTGTCCCAGAGAAGAAATCAACATATGGAGTGATTCTTACCCATGGAGCTGGAGGAGATATGAATTTCCCTCACCTAGTGTCTTTGGCAGCCTATCTTGCATCCCATGGAGTTCTGTGCCTGCGGTTTACTTGTAAAGGCCTTAACATTGCTTATAGGAGTAAGGCCTTCAAAACAGTTGTG GAATACTTAAAGCTTTCTGATGATTATAAACTTTTGGGTGTCTTCCTTGCAG GCCGTTCCATGGGCTCAcgagctgctgcctctgtgatACGACATCTTAGCCAGGAGGATGATGACGACTTCATTCGAGGTCTAGTATGTTTATCTTACCCATTGCATCGACCAAAACTTCAGTCCAAGCTCCGGGATGAAGATTTATTATTTATCAGGTGTCCAGTGCTGTTTGTCTCAGGATCAGCAGATGAGATGTGTGAAAAA cAATTGCTAGAAGGTGTGGCAAGCAAAATGAAAGCCCCTAAAAAAATCCATTGGATTGATAAAGCAAACCATGGGATGGCAGTCAAAGGACGAACAACAGACGATGTcatggaagaaataaatgcacaAGTTTTTTCTTGGCTTAGAGAGAACATTGAACTGGAGCACAAATGA